TAAGGTAACAGATATAAAAAATGCAAAAAAACTATTAGTAATTAAACCAATAAGATTTGAAAGTTTAGCTAGATTAGATAATAATACAAATGGACTTTGCTCTGTTTCAAGTGGGTTTACAGATATAAGTATATATGATATTGATGAAAAAGCAAATAAGTTCTTAATATATGAAAATAGATTTTTTTCTGATGAAAATTATAATACTATCCCTTTAGGTGGTGGTTATTCAAAATTGAAAGAAAATAGTACAAATAAAAAAGATGTGAATAAGTTTTTTAAAGCTGTTATTGATGATTTAGAAAGTATTATGCATTTTTCTAATAAAAAATAGCTTCATTTTCAAAAATTTAAAATCAAAAATAAACTCAATTTAATGTTACTTATATTGAAAAATGTTTATTAAAATTTTGGAGCGGGAGACGAGACTCGAACTCGCGACAGTCTGCTTGGAAGGCAGAAGCTCTAGCCAACTGAGCTACTCCCGCATAAAGTGGTACTCCCAGTACGATTCGAACGTACGGCCTACGCCTTAGAAGGGCGTTGCTCTATCCAGCTGAGCTATGGAAGCATTAAAAAATAAAGCTAAAAAAAGCCTTACACAAAAAGTAAAAAAACTTCTTATATAAGGCTTTTAAATGGAGCGGGAGACGAGACTCGAACTCGCGACAGTCTGCTTGGAAGGCAGAAGCTCTAGCCAACTGAGCTACTCCCGCTCAAAAGTGGTGCGGACGGAGAGACTCGAACTCTCACACCGTGAGGCACCAGATCCTAAGTCTGGCGTGTCTACCAATTTCACCACGTCCGCAAAGTGGTACTCCCAGTACGATTCGAACGTACGGCCTACGCCTTAGAAGGGCGTTGCTCTATCCAGCTGAGCTATGGAAGCACTCTAAAAAAATTTAATGGGGTAGGTAATGGGGCTCGAACCCACGACCCTCGGAACCACAACCCGATGCTCTAACCGACTGAGCTATACCTACCACAAGTTAATATTAAAATGGTCGGGGCGAGAGGATTCGAACCTCCGGCCCCCTGGTCCCAAACCAGGTGCGCTAACCAGACTGCGCTACGCCCCGACAAATAAAGAAGTTTCACAAAAAGTGGACGGAATTATATTATATATTTTAGATTTTGTCAAGAGTATTTAGAAGAAATAATGGGAAAATCCAAAATTACTTCTAAAATACGTTAAAACTGTATTAATCCGTCAATTGGTGAACTTGCTGTTGCATACGGTTTTTTAGGGATTCTTCCAGCTTTATAACCAAGTCTTCCTGCAATAACAGCATATTTCATAGCTTCTGCCATTTGTATAGGATTTTGAGCACAAGCGATTGCACTATTTGCTAAAACAGCATCAGCTCCTAATTCCATAGCTATTGAAGCATCACTTGCACAACCAATCCCTGCATCAACAATAACTGGAACTTTTACTGCATCTCTAATAAATGCTATATTATATTTATTTTGAATACCAAGTCCACTTCCTATTGGAGCAGCTAATGGCATAATAGCATCAGCTCCTGCATCTTCCAATCTTTTAGCAATAATTGGATCATCACTTGTATATGCCATAATTGTAAAACCATCTTTTTTTAAAATTTCACAAGCTTTTATTGTCTCAATTACATCAGGATATAAAGTTTTTTGTGCATCACCAATAACTTCTAATTTTATTAAATCAATTCCAGTTGCTTCTCTCATCAATCTAAAAGTAGTAATTGCTTCTTGAGCTGTAAAACACCCTGCACTATTTGGTAAAAATTTTACATTTGTATCTTTGAAATAATCCAGTAAATTCTCTTCATTTGGATTTGTAATATTCACTCTTCTAATAGCAACTGTTATTAGTTCACTACCACTTGCAAGTGTTGCTTCTTTCGTTGTTTGGAAATCTTTATATTTACCACTTCCAACAATTAATCTACTATTTAATTCATATTTACCTATTTTTAAAATATCATTCATATTGTATTATCCTTTATAAATTTTAAATATTTTTTACTTGATTTTGAAATATCAAGTTGAATAATTTCAGGCACATCATAACTATGTAATTCTTTTATTTTACTTTTTATTTTCTTAAAGTGCTTTTTTCTTGTTTTTATGTTTAAAAGTGTTTCTTTATCACTACAAAATTGATTATCCCAATTATAAAATGATTTTATTTGACTTAACTGTACACAAGCAGCAAATTTTTCTTCTATTAATATTTTTGCGATATTTTCAGCTTCTTCTTCTGAACTGCAAGTTGTTTGAATAATAATAGTTTTCATAGATTTTTTATCTCTTCAATTAAATCTTGTGGACTTAGAGCATAATTATTTTTTTTATAATTTTTTGCCGCTAAAGTATGAGCTAAACTTGCACTTATTGCTACATCAAGAGGTTTGTAACCTTGAGCTAAAAGAGAGCCTATAAGACCGCTTAAAACATCACCACTTCCACCTTTACTTAAAACTGCACTTCCAAAACTATTCACATATAATTTTTCATTTTGAGCAATAATTACATTTGCACCTTTTAAAAGAAGAACTGTTTTAGGATACTTTTTTGAAAACTTTTCTACATATAAAAATCTATTATTTTGTAACTCTTGTACAGATATATCAGCGATTCCAGAAAGTTTCAATAAAGAAACAAACTCTTTTGGATGAGGAGTTAAAACAACTTCTTTATCTAATACTTCAAGTATTAGTTCATCATAAAACAGATCAGCATCTATAATTTTTGGAACATCTTTTTTTAAAATCTCTTTTATTTTATTTTCATCATATTTTCCCAAACCCATTCCAATAGCAATAGCTGTGCAATTTTGGCTAATATTTTGTGTTTGCATAATATGATAAGGTAAATCTACATTTTCATCACAAACTACACTTACAAGCCCAACACCAAATCCAAAAGCTGCATTAGAAGCGATAATTCCAGCACCTTTTTTAGAACCAAGTATTACATTTAAATGTCCAAAACTACCTTTATTTGAATCTTTTTTGTTTCTTGTAGGAAGTTTCATATCATTTTCATCTAATAAAAACTTATTAGTTTGTGTTTCATAAAGCTCTCTTTGAACACCAAGATTTGATACAATTATTTCACCAACATAATCTTTTGCTAAATCTGTAAAAAGTGAAGTTTTAAGTGCTCCCATTGTTATAGTTACATCTGCTTGAAAAGTAGAACTGTTTATTTGCCCCAAATTATTTATTCCACTTGGAATATCACAAGCAATTTTAAAAGAAGAATTTGAATTTAAATTATCTATTAGATTTAAATATTTTTCATCTAAAGGTTTATTTAGACCTGTCCCAAATAAACAATCAACTATTATATTAGCTTCAAAAACTTCATCTACTTCTTTTATATTCAAAGTTTTAACTCTTTTGTATTGAAGTTTTGCCATAGAAGATTTTGGTTCACTTGCAAGATATAAATTTACATCAAATTTTTTATGTAAAAGTCTAGCAAGAACTAATCCATCAGCACCATTGTTTCCACTTCCACAAACAATCAATACACTTTTATTTTCTTCAAAAATATCTTCAATGTAAGAGCACATACTAGATGCTGCATGTTCCATCAAAATATCTTCATTTAAAAAAAACTCTTCATAACATCTTTTATCTAAAGAATTTACCTCATCAAATATCTTTTGCATAATATAACTCCTTAAAAATGTTATCTAAGTTTTATCTAAATTTCCAGTTATCTTTTGTCAATATCTCTTTTATTTTATCTTTGAAATCACCTTGTATTTCTAACCATTCATTATTTATTGCTCCACCACAAGCAAGCTTTTTCTTTAGAAGTTTTAGAACCTCTTTTTTTTCAGCTTCTTCTATATAAAATCTTCCAACTAAAGTTACAGGTTTTCCATTTCTTTTTTCGTAAGTGAAAACTAATTGATGTTGATTTTTAGGTATTAACTCATTTGAAGATTTTTTTGGATTTTTTTTATCCTCTTTTATGGTATCGTGATTATTTCCTTCAAGTTTTGAGCCTAAACCTTTTGATAACATATCTGCTAAACTTGCCATTTAAAACTCCTTTATTCTTGTTTGTATATCTATCTCTTCAATACTTATAAAATCTTTTAATTTATATTGTTCAACTGCAACTCTTCCAATCATTGCTGCATTGTCACTACAATATTTTAATTCACTAAGATACAAATTCATATTATGTTTTTTACATAATTCATCTATTTGTGCTCTTAAATAGATATTTGCACTTGCACCGCCTACAATTGCGAAGTTTTTTGGAACTTTTTGTTTAAATAGTTTTTTTAGTTTTTGCATTATATGATCAACTGCTGTTTTTTGAAAACTTGCACAAATATCATATTTGTCTTGTTCCCTAATTCCTTCTTCACTGTTTTCAAGTTTTTCAATATAAAGTCGAACTGCATTTTTAAGACCACTATAACTAAACTCTATTTTTGGACTTTGACTAAGAGGAATTGGTAAATCAAATCTATTAGCTTCACCTTTTAAAGAATACTCTTGAACAACTGGACCACCTGGATATCCAAGTCCAAGCATTTTAGATACTTTATCAAAACTCTCACCAAAACTATCATCGATTGTTGTCGCAACTACTTTCATATCAGTTAAACTATTTGCTTCAATAATTTGAGTATGTCCACCAGAAACCAGCAAAATAGTCATAGGTAAAACTTCATTTTTTTCTATAAAAAGTGAATAGATATGTCCTTTTAGATGATTTACAGCAATTAATGGAAGATTTAACGATATACTTAAAGCTTTTGCCATTGTTACCCCTTCCATTAGTGTTACACTAAGTCCTGGAGCATTTGTAACAGCAATTGCTTTTAATAATGGAAAATACTCTTTACACTCTTCAAGAATTTTTGGAAGTGCTTCCACATGAAGCCGTGCAGCTAGTTCAGGAACAACTCCTCCATAAATACTATGTTGAAGTTCTTGAGATATTTTTTTATGATAGATTAATTTATTTGTTTTTATTTCTGTAATAGCTATTGAGCTATCATCGCAACTGCTTTCAATGCTTAAAATCATATTTAGTGTTCTTTAAGCTCTTCATTTATTTCACACTCATCTTCTCTTTTTATCCAGTCAAGTGCGCAATCAAGTTTTCCAAATCCAGAAGCTGCATTTATATGTCCTGCATTTTCCATAATTTTCATTCCAATATTAAGTTTTGATTGAAGTCTTATTGCTTCTTCCACTGTTAAATAAGGATCATTTGTTGAAGCTGCCATAATAATTTCATTTGCTTTTAAATCTTTTGCAATTGGATAAGGGAAAAATGTTTTAGCATCTTCTAAAACTTCATTTCTAACAGGAGCAACAAGCATCAATTTATCAAGTCTTATATCAAGTTCATCACAAGTATGAAACCACAAAATATTTCCTAAAGAGTGACAAACTACAATATCAGGTTTAAAATGGTTTATCTCTTTTTTTAAAAAATATTTCCATTCTTGTAGTTTTGGATTATCTCTTGAAGGAAAACTAGGAAAAGACACTATAAAATTCTCTTTTATCAAATCCATAGCAAGTTGTGACTGCCAATGAGGATAATCACTTCCATTTAATCCATGAAGTATTAAGACTCTTTTACTCATCTTTTTCATCCCTTATATTTTTTATTTCAAATTTACCTTTTCTAATCAAGTACTGTGCATTTTCATCTAATAATTCGATATTTATTTTATCATCTTTTCTAAAGATTAATCCAACTAATTCTTTATGTGATTTTTTTTCAATATTTACAAAACTATTTTTCTTCCAATTATCAAATTTATCTTCATATAAAGTTACAAGATTTTTTTCAAATTTAGTTCTTGTGTAAATTAGATAAATTACTAAAATAAGTAAAATTCCAAAAGGAATTAATAAGTCAAGACTCACAA
Above is a window of Arcobacter lacus DNA encoding:
- a CDS encoding thiazole synthase, whose product is MNDILKIGKYELNSRLIVGSGKYKDFQTTKEATLASGSELITVAIRRVNITNPNEENLLDYFKDTNVKFLPNSAGCFTAQEAITTFRLMREATGIDLIKLEVIGDAQKTLYPDVIETIKACEILKKDGFTIMAYTSDDPIIAKRLEDAGADAIMPLAAPIGSGLGIQNKYNIAFIRDAVKVPVIVDAGIGCASDASIAMELGADAVLANSAIACAQNPIQMAEAMKYAVIAGRLGYKAGRIPKKPYATASSPIDGLIQF
- the cutA gene encoding divalent-cation tolerance protein CutA; amino-acid sequence: MKTIIIQTTCSSEEEAENIAKILIEEKFAACVQLSQIKSFYNWDNQFCSDKETLLNIKTRKKHFKKIKSKIKELHSYDVPEIIQLDISKSSKKYLKFIKDNTI
- a CDS encoding NAD(P)H-hydrate dehydratase, which gives rise to MQKIFDEVNSLDKRCYEEFFLNEDILMEHAASSMCSYIEDIFEENKSVLIVCGSGNNGADGLVLARLLHKKFDVNLYLASEPKSSMAKLQYKRVKTLNIKEVDEVFEANIIVDCLFGTGLNKPLDEKYLNLIDNLNSNSSFKIACDIPSGINNLGQINSSTFQADVTITMGALKTSLFTDLAKDYVGEIIVSNLGVQRELYETQTNKFLLDENDMKLPTRNKKDSNKGSFGHLNVILGSKKGAGIIASNAAFGFGVGLVSVVCDENVDLPYHIMQTQNISQNCTAIAIGMGLGKYDENKIKEILKKDVPKIIDADLFYDELILEVLDKEVVLTPHPKEFVSLLKLSGIADISVQELQNNRFLYVEKFSKKYPKTVLLLKGANVIIAQNEKLYVNSFGSAVLSKGGSGDVLSGLIGSLLAQGYKPLDVAISASLAHTLAAKNYKKNNYALSPQDLIEEIKNL
- a CDS encoding SUI1 family translation initiation factor encodes the protein MASLADMLSKGLGSKLEGNNHDTIKEDKKNPKKSSNELIPKNQHQLVFTYEKRNGKPVTLVGRFYIEEAEKKEVLKLLKKKLACGGAINNEWLEIQGDFKDKIKEILTKDNWKFR
- the tsaD gene encoding tRNA (adenosine(37)-N6)-threonylcarbamoyltransferase complex transferase subunit TsaD codes for the protein MILSIESSCDDSSIAITEIKTNKLIYHKKISQELQHSIYGGVVPELAARLHVEALPKILEECKEYFPLLKAIAVTNAPGLSVTLMEGVTMAKALSISLNLPLIAVNHLKGHIYSLFIEKNEVLPMTILLVSGGHTQIIEANSLTDMKVVATTIDDSFGESFDKVSKMLGLGYPGGPVVQEYSLKGEANRFDLPIPLSQSPKIEFSYSGLKNAVRLYIEKLENSEEGIREQDKYDICASFQKTAVDHIMQKLKKLFKQKVPKNFAIVGGASANIYLRAQIDELCKKHNMNLYLSELKYCSDNAAMIGRVAVEQYKLKDFISIEEIDIQTRIKEF
- a CDS encoding RBBP9/YdeN family alpha/beta hydrolase, which translates into the protein MSKRVLILHGLNGSDYPHWQSQLAMDLIKENFIVSFPSFPSRDNPKLQEWKYFLKKEINHFKPDIVVCHSLGNILWFHTCDELDIRLDKLMLVAPVRNEVLEDAKTFFPYPIAKDLKANEIIMAASTNDPYLTVEEAIRLQSKLNIGMKIMENAGHINAASGFGKLDCALDWIKREDECEINEELKEH